From one Phocaeicola salanitronis DSM 18170 genomic stretch:
- a CDS encoding RagB/SusD family nutrient uptake outer membrane protein, whose protein sequence is MKNMNKILSGVLISSLLLGTTSCGDAFLEENASHTTTDALLETGSGALAMAAGLYGNLRWHFGYEWAYATTLYGCDEFTMGSDETSLGWMDYNTAELNPVGSTRRNHPSPADLWNEMYYGIASCNLLLEKAPLIENEQDRNSAMGEAYFLRGYNYYRLFCQYERCPLQLEPIDVSAGVPRNFKLASGEEVLNQVIDDLEHAYELLRADDWRGAGTWTKYTAAHFLAKALLYRQSERCTWKSNYPAKADLDRAIALCDEVINARGLESDYNNLYANWTGVDCSIENSKEILMAALHNDASTTQGRYGNRTYNYFTSQFNTYSGGWVPRGQYIGAMDFQRCRPTEYTYASFDNVNDSRMWKTFKTVYGICNYVETPEYVAPENAPALGDQGILFILNKKNDTRFHKNEFGRAEVEHSFINPETGKWVPNVAPIYADGEYVMNQYGNTAPNRANMYCGINKTEDGSRTGEKNDAHRDVIMARVGETYLVKAECQVRNGDDAGALATINKLRERAEWKASEDREYYVDGSIAFQSNTTASANCVKGNKDASGRSLTNQEAFRYSFIQKNSYVLSTGVERPSDGNWDKSNLQISSWNNLPEEDVAILNTLGLNASTLEGKINFILNERTRELLGEWDRWDELSRTNTLIKRAKLFNPEVLYIQDYHNLRPIPQTFLDGLTDDNNEPLSDDEKKALQNPGY, encoded by the coding sequence ATGAAAAATATGAATAAAATATTATCTGGCGTACTGATTTCCTCATTATTGCTCGGCACAACTTCATGTGGCGATGCTTTTTTGGAGGAAAATGCAAGCCATACAACAACAGACGCCTTATTGGAAACGGGTTCAGGTGCATTGGCTATGGCTGCCGGCCTTTATGGTAACTTACGTTGGCATTTTGGCTATGAATGGGCTTATGCTACAACATTATACGGCTGTGATGAGTTTACAATGGGTTCAGATGAAACTTCATTAGGATGGATGGATTATAATACAGCAGAATTGAATCCTGTAGGTTCTACAAGACGTAACCATCCTTCTCCTGCCGATTTATGGAATGAAATGTATTACGGTATCGCAAGCTGTAATCTATTGCTCGAGAAAGCTCCTCTGATTGAAAATGAGCAAGATCGGAATTCTGCTATGGGAGAAGCCTATTTCTTGCGGGGATATAATTATTATCGGTTGTTTTGCCAATATGAACGTTGTCCGTTGCAGTTAGAGCCTATTGACGTAAGTGCAGGAGTACCTCGTAACTTTAAGCTTGCTTCTGGTGAAGAAGTCTTGAATCAGGTAATTGATGACTTGGAACATGCCTATGAATTGCTGAGAGCCGATGATTGGCGTGGTGCGGGAACATGGACCAAATATACTGCGGCTCATTTTTTAGCTAAAGCGTTGCTTTACCGTCAAAGTGAACGCTGCACATGGAAGTCCAATTATCCGGCAAAGGCCGATTTGGACCGAGCTATCGCACTTTGCGATGAAGTAATCAACGCACGTGGACTTGAAAGTGACTATAATAATCTGTATGCCAATTGGACAGGAGTAGACTGTAGCATTGAAAATTCTAAAGAAATTTTAATGGCAGCATTGCATAATGATGCGTCTACTACCCAAGGTCGGTATGGAAACCGTACTTATAATTATTTTACGTCTCAGTTTAATACTTATTCCGGGGGATGGGTTCCACGCGGTCAATACATTGGTGCCATGGATTTTCAACGTTGCCGTCCCACTGAATATACGTATGCTTCATTTGATAACGTAAACGACTCACGTATGTGGAAGACTTTTAAAACCGTTTATGGTATCTGTAATTACGTTGAAACTCCTGAATACGTAGCTCCTGAAAACGCCCCGGCATTAGGTGATCAAGGAATCCTGTTCATTTTAAATAAGAAGAATGATACTCGTTTCCATAAAAATGAATTCGGACGTGCGGAGGTTGAACATTCATTCATCAATCCTGAAACCGGCAAATGGGTACCTAATGTAGCGCCGATTTATGCAGACGGTGAATACGTTATGAATCAATACGGAAACACTGCACCGAACCGTGCTAATATGTATTGTGGAATTAATAAAACGGAAGACGGCTCACGTACAGGTGAAAAGAATGACGCTCATCGTGATGTTATCATGGCGCGTGTCGGAGAAACCTATTTGGTAAAAGCTGAATGTCAAGTTCGTAATGGTGACGATGCCGGAGCGTTGGCAACAATCAATAAATTGCGTGAACGTGCTGAATGGAAAGCTAGTGAAGACCGTGAATATTATGTAGATGGTTCTATTGCATTTCAAAGCAATACAACAGCATCAGCAAATTGCGTAAAAGGAAATAAAGACGCCAGCGGTAGAAGTCTCACAAATCAAGAAGCTTTCCGATATTCGTTTATCCAAAAGAATTCATACGTTCTTTCTACAGGTGTTGAACGTCCGAGCGATGGCAATTGGGATAAATCGAACTTGCAAATATCCAGTTGGAACAATTTGCCGGAAGAAGACGTAGCTATATTAAATACATTGGGATTAAATGCCAGTACGTTAGAGGGTAAAATCAATTTCATTTTAAATGAACGCACTCGTGAATTATTAGGCGAATGGGATCGTTGGGATGAATTGAGCCGTACAAACACACTTATTAAACGTGCCAAACTTTTTAACCCAGAGGTATTATATATTCAAGATTATCATAACTTGCGCCCTATTCCGCAGACATTCCTTGATGGTTTAACTGATGATAATAATGAACCTTTGTCTGATGATGAAAAGAAAGCTCTGCAGAATCCGGGATATTAA
- a CDS encoding sigma-54-dependent transcriptional regulator, whose product MASSILIVEDDLVFSTMMKTWLTKKGFQVDTASANTRARKLLAEHTYDLILSDLRLPDQDGIHLLTWLREQSCHTPFIIMTSYAEIQSAVQAMKHGASDYIAKPIHPDELLNKIKENIGKPEIPAADLQEKTSTPFTQNFLEGESEAAHQLFNYVRLVAPTQMSVLITGSSGTGKEYVAHRIHELSKRNGKPFIAIDCGSIPKELAASEFFGHIKGSFTGALADKTGAFEEANGGTLFLDEIGNLGYEVQVQLLRALQERRIRRIGSTKEIEVDVRLLCATNENLKEGIAKGTFREDLYHRINEFTLRMPDLKERPEDILLFANFFLDQANRELERNLIGFDAEASKALQRYTWPGNLRQLKNTVKRATLLAQGDFITLNELGEEILTSPSAPASESFNLHDEGLEKQRIQHALHRTGYNKTKAAQLLGIDRKTLYNKMKLYNINGESVE is encoded by the coding sequence ATGGCTTCTTCTATATTGATTGTTGAAGATGATTTGGTGTTCTCTACCATGATGAAAACATGGCTGACGAAAAAAGGGTTCCAGGTAGATACGGCAAGTGCCAACACACGTGCCCGTAAGCTGCTTGCCGAACATACGTATGACTTGATCTTATCGGACTTACGCCTGCCCGACCAAGACGGCATTCACCTGCTGACATGGCTCCGTGAACAGTCCTGCCATACTCCTTTTATTATCATGACCAGCTATGCCGAGATACAAAGTGCCGTACAAGCCATGAAACACGGGGCAAGCGACTACATCGCCAAACCTATCCACCCTGACGAACTGCTGAACAAGATAAAGGAAAATATCGGGAAACCCGAAATACCGGCTGCTGACTTGCAGGAAAAAACATCTACACCCTTCACGCAAAACTTTCTGGAAGGAGAAAGCGAAGCCGCGCACCAACTGTTCAACTATGTGCGGCTGGTAGCCCCCACCCAAATGTCGGTGCTGATTACCGGTTCGAGCGGAACAGGAAAAGAGTATGTAGCCCACCGCATCCATGAGCTTAGCAAGCGGAACGGAAAACCTTTTATTGCCATCGACTGCGGCTCGATACCGAAAGAACTGGCTGCCTCCGAATTCTTCGGGCACATCAAAGGCTCGTTTACCGGTGCCTTGGCTGACAAGACCGGCGCATTCGAAGAAGCCAACGGAGGCACACTTTTTCTGGACGAAATAGGGAACTTGGGATATGAGGTACAAGTCCAGCTGTTGCGTGCCCTGCAAGAACGGCGCATCCGCCGCATCGGGTCGACCAAGGAAATCGAAGTGGACGTCCGCCTGCTCTGCGCCACCAACGAAAACCTGAAAGAAGGGATTGCCAAAGGAACCTTCCGCGAAGACCTGTATCACCGCATCAACGAATTTACGCTGCGCATGCCCGACCTAAAAGAACGTCCCGAAGACATCCTGCTTTTCGCTAATTTCTTTCTGGACCAGGCAAACCGCGAACTGGAAAGAAACCTGATTGGATTTGACGCAGAAGCCAGCAAAGCCCTTCAACGCTACACATGGCCCGGCAACTTGCGCCAGCTGAAAAATACCGTGAAACGGGCAACCCTGCTTGCCCAAGGCGATTTTATTACCCTGAACGAACTGGGTGAAGAAATCCTCACCTCCCCTTCCGCACCTGCTTCCGAATCGTTTAACCTGCACGATGAAGGCCTGGAAAAGCAGCGCATCCAGCACGCGCTTCACCGCACCGGATACAACAAGACCAAAGCTGCCCAGCTATTAGGAATCGACCGCAAAACACTATACAATAAGATGAAACTGTATAACATAAACGGGGAAAGCGTGGAATAA
- a CDS encoding SusC/RagA family TonB-linked outer membrane protein → MKNRKDKSILGRCASSLWQRLFFFALLSVISIGMYAQGKTVSGTVLDQNGESVIGASVVVKGTTNGVITDFDGKFTLNNVPENGTIEISFVGYKTQEIPVAGKNNIQVTLAEDTEVLDEVVVVGYGVQKKSDVTGALTRVGEKELNAKPVSNAFEALQGKAAGVDITSNQRPGEIGEIRIRGNRSLTASNSPLYVVDGVPLSAGGIETLNPRDIESIDILKDASSTAIYGSRGANGVVLVTTKRGKVGSFALNYAGTVTLEYLKDKSPAMSASDYITWKRWAHYNANPDSYAPGDAPTYENDQRIFTGDPYALENVNRGWANGAWDGSLVEDVDWTGMVTRTGITHEHTLSASGGTENVQSSFSFGYLNNSGTQKGQEYERFNLSATVDITPKPWLKIGASVNMSFADQQYGVDRQAGTNSGPKDIYGLAKAIPRYAVPYDNEGNIIMQPHTESRTYTVIDEWNKVKDDRENYRALSSFYAQLDFGKIWKPLEGLSYKFAFGPDFRYNRNGVFRDSSSASLAGSTNYASWGSNRYFSWTLDNMILYNKQFGKHNLGVTLLQTASKNNHESGSMNASDILVPEMLWNNMGIVDITQSRYKAGMSTGLIESQLASYMARINYSFNDRYLVTVSGRYDGSSVLAEGNKWDFFPSAAIGWRINQEDFMQNIRWIDNLKLRIGVGTTGNAAVDPYGTLGNIFTGWMPFSTGNQMIFVTNEPYYVNMSEDANAMANQNLSWEKTTQWNYGIDFGFLNNRINGTIDIYHSKTKDLLMNVTIPTLTGYPTTMQNIGKTKNFGVDLSLNLIPVRTKDFEWVSSLNAAYQKEEIVELANGKNDMIDNSWFIGQSIGVWYDYAADGIWQESDAAEMAKWNANGSNFKVGMVKPVDQNGDYKLDANDDKVILGNKTPRWTLGWTNTFTWKGVELGIELYGRFGYMISTGGEAQAGMFQQREIDYWTPSNPNAEWQMPIYGSGDSYASLLGYKDASFLKLRNISLGYNIPDNICHKLGIGSLKVYMQARNLGDIYSSIDYIDLDLGTSYYNRGVTFGLNIGF, encoded by the coding sequence ATGAAAAACAGAAAAGACAAATCGATTCTGGGACGCTGCGCTTCATCATTGTGGCAACGTCTGTTCTTCTTCGCCTTGCTAAGCGTAATAAGTATAGGTATGTACGCGCAAGGCAAAACGGTGTCGGGTACGGTGCTCGACCAAAATGGAGAATCCGTTATCGGAGCCAGTGTAGTGGTAAAAGGTACTACCAACGGAGTAATTACCGACTTCGACGGTAAGTTCACCTTAAACAATGTGCCCGAGAACGGGACTATCGAAATCAGCTTTGTGGGCTACAAGACCCAAGAGATTCCGGTAGCTGGGAAAAACAACATCCAAGTGACCTTGGCAGAAGATACCGAGGTGTTGGATGAAGTCGTAGTGGTAGGTTATGGTGTGCAGAAGAAATCGGATGTAACCGGAGCTTTAACTCGTGTGGGAGAAAAGGAATTAAATGCCAAACCTGTAAGCAATGCTTTTGAAGCTTTGCAGGGTAAAGCTGCGGGTGTAGACATTACTTCGAATCAACGTCCGGGTGAAATCGGCGAAATCCGTATCCGTGGTAATCGTTCGTTGACAGCAAGTAACTCACCTCTTTATGTCGTAGACGGAGTGCCCTTGAGTGCAGGCGGTATTGAAACCTTAAATCCGCGTGATATAGAATCTATCGACATCTTAAAGGATGCCTCTTCTACAGCCATTTACGGTTCTCGTGGTGCTAATGGTGTTGTATTGGTTACTACTAAAAGAGGTAAAGTTGGTAGCTTTGCTTTAAATTACGCAGGTACAGTAACATTAGAATACTTAAAGGACAAATCTCCGGCAATGAGTGCCAGTGATTACATCACATGGAAACGGTGGGCACATTATAATGCCAATCCTGATTCATACGCTCCAGGGGATGCTCCTACTTACGAGAATGACCAACGGATTTTTACAGGCGATCCATACGCATTGGAAAATGTAAATCGTGGCTGGGCAAACGGTGCTTGGGACGGTTCATTGGTAGAAGATGTGGATTGGACTGGCATGGTTACTCGTACCGGTATTACGCATGAACATACCTTAAGCGCAAGTGGCGGTACTGAAAATGTACAAAGTTCTTTTTCGTTCGGATATTTAAATAATTCGGGAACACAAAAAGGGCAGGAATATGAACGCTTTAACTTATCTGCTACGGTAGATATTACTCCCAAACCATGGTTGAAAATTGGCGCTTCTGTTAATATGTCTTTTGCAGACCAGCAATATGGTGTAGACCGTCAGGCAGGTACAAACAGTGGTCCGAAAGATATTTATGGATTGGCAAAAGCCATTCCCCGTTATGCGGTGCCTTATGATAACGAAGGAAATATCATTATGCAGCCTCATACGGAATCCCGTACTTATACGGTTATTGACGAATGGAATAAAGTAAAGGATGACCGTGAAAACTACCGTGCATTAAGTAGTTTCTATGCACAATTGGATTTTGGGAAAATATGGAAACCTTTGGAAGGTTTGAGCTACAAATTTGCATTCGGTCCGGATTTCCGTTATAATCGAAATGGCGTATTCCGCGATAGCTCTTCTGCATCTTTAGCTGGTTCTACGAATTATGCAAGCTGGGGATCAAACCGCTATTTCTCATGGACGTTAGATAACATGATTCTATATAATAAGCAATTTGGCAAACATAATTTGGGAGTAACGTTGTTGCAAACAGCTTCAAAGAACAATCATGAAAGCGGTTCTATGAACGCTTCTGATATACTTGTTCCAGAAATGCTTTGGAATAACATGGGCATTGTCGACATCACTCAATCACGGTATAAAGCAGGCATGAGTACGGGATTGATTGAAAGCCAATTGGCTTCTTATATGGCTCGTATTAATTATTCTTTCAATGACCGGTATTTAGTAACCGTATCTGGGCGTTATGACGGTTCTTCTGTATTGGCAGAAGGAAACAAATGGGATTTCTTCCCGTCAGCTGCTATAGGTTGGCGTATCAACCAAGAAGACTTTATGCAGAATATCCGTTGGATTGATAACTTAAAATTGCGTATTGGTGTCGGAACAACAGGTAATGCGGCAGTAGATCCTTATGGTACATTGGGAAACATTTTCACTGGGTGGATGCCATTTTCTACAGGTAATCAAATGATTTTTGTAACCAACGAGCCTTATTATGTGAACATGAGTGAAGACGCCAATGCCATGGCTAATCAAAATTTGTCATGGGAAAAGACTACTCAATGGAACTATGGTATTGATTTTGGTTTCCTGAATAACCGCATTAACGGTACAATTGACATTTATCATTCAAAAACCAAAGACTTGCTGATGAATGTTACAATACCGACATTAACCGGTTATCCAACTACGATGCAGAACATTGGTAAGACTAAAAACTTCGGTGTAGACTTGTCTCTGAATTTGATTCCTGTCCGCACAAAAGATTTTGAATGGGTATCATCACTCAATGCGGCTTATCAGAAAGAAGAAATTGTAGAGCTTGCTAATGGTAAAAATGACATGATAGACAACAGTTGGTTTATCGGACAATCAATCGGCGTATGGTATGATTATGCAGCCGATGGCATTTGGCAAGAATCGGATGCTGCAGAGATGGCAAAATGGAATGCTAACGGAAGTAACTTCAAAGTCGGTATGGTGAAACCTGTAGACCAGAATGGTGATTATAAATTGGACGCCAATGACGATAAAGTTATTTTAGGCAATAAGACTCCGCGTTGGACATTAGGTTGGACAAATACATTCACGTGGAAAGGAGTCGAATTAGGCATCGAGTTATACGGTCGCTTTGGCTATATGATTTCTACTGGCGGTGAAGCTCAGGCAGGTATGTTCCAACAACGTGAAATCGATTATTGGACACCCTCTAATCCAAATGCAGAATGGCAAATGCCTATCTATGGTTCGGGTGACTCATACGCCAGTTTGTTAGGTTATAAAGACGCTTCTTTCCTAAAACTGCGCAATATTTCTTTGGGATATAATATACCTGACAACATTTGCCACAAATTAGGTATTGGTTCTTTAAAGGTATATATGCAGGCTCGTAACTTAGGTGATATCTATTCATCTATCGACTACATTGACCTTGACTTAGGTACATCATATTACAATCGTGGTGTTACTTTTGGTTTGAATATCGGTTTCTAA
- a CDS encoding ATP-binding protein, translating into MKPLEPRKYPVGIQVFSMIRNENYLYVDKTEYVYRMTHANSKYMFLSRPRRFGKSLLTDTLQCYFEGRKELFEGLAIEKLETEWTEYPVLHFDMSMGKHLDEKALIRYLQSILQDNEIRQGTQARETEDVNVRLKDLIMDTYAKYNKEVVVLIDEYDAPLLDVMHEEEELPKLRNVMRNFYSPLKACGKYLRYVFLTGITKFSQLSIFSELNNIQNISMLPEYAAVCGITEEEMRTQMNIDMELLADKLGTGKEEAMERLKENYDGYHFAWPSPDIYNPYSLLGALNEGRLASYWFGSGTPTYLIEMLNKYQIIPQAIGGRQCEASDFDAPTERMTDITPLLYQSGYLTIKDYSPFSELYLLDIPNKEVRIGLMKSLLANYVKRPAELRTLVGQMAERIHFDDMDGALRLMQTVLSTVPYCENTRYEGHYQQMLYLIFTLLGNFSDVEVRTPTGRVDVVMRTHSTLYIIELKLDKSAAEALRQIDLKQYPERFALCGLPIVKVGINFDTERHTLESWEIRTGQG; encoded by the coding sequence ATGAAACCCCTTGAACCACGAAAGTATCCGGTCGGAATTCAGGTATTCTCGATGATACGTAACGAAAACTACCTGTATGTCGACAAGACGGAATACGTCTACCGCATGACACATGCCAACAGCAAGTATATGTTCCTGAGCCGTCCCAGACGTTTCGGGAAGTCGCTGCTTACCGATACGCTGCAATGTTATTTCGAAGGGAGGAAAGAACTCTTCGAAGGGCTTGCTATTGAGAAGCTGGAAACGGAGTGGACGGAATATCCCGTGTTGCACTTCGACATGAGCATGGGCAAGCATCTGGACGAAAAAGCGTTGATAAGGTATCTGCAAAGTATCCTGCAAGACAATGAAATCCGCCAAGGCACTCAGGCACGGGAAACAGAAGACGTGAATGTCCGTCTTAAGGATTTGATAATGGACACGTATGCCAAATATAACAAAGAAGTCGTGGTGCTGATAGACGAATACGACGCGCCTTTGCTGGACGTGATGCACGAGGAAGAAGAGCTTCCCAAGCTGCGCAACGTGATGCGTAACTTCTACAGCCCTCTCAAGGCATGTGGCAAGTATCTGCGCTATGTGTTCCTGACCGGCATCACCAAGTTCTCGCAGCTCAGTATCTTCAGTGAGTTGAACAACATACAGAACATCAGCATGTTGCCTGAATACGCGGCGGTTTGCGGCATCACCGAAGAAGAGATGCGCACCCAAATGAACATAGATATGGAGTTGCTGGCAGACAAGTTGGGGACAGGAAAGGAAGAGGCCATGGAACGGCTGAAGGAAAACTATGACGGCTATCACTTCGCATGGCCCTCGCCCGACATCTATAATCCCTATAGTTTGTTAGGGGCACTGAATGAAGGGCGGCTGGCGTCTTATTGGTTCGGAAGCGGAACGCCCACCTACCTGATAGAAATGCTCAACAAGTACCAGATTATTCCGCAGGCAATAGGCGGAAGGCAATGCGAAGCCAGCGATTTCGATGCTCCTACCGAGCGCATGACCGACATCACGCCCCTGCTCTACCAAAGCGGATACCTCACCATCAAGGACTATTCTCCTTTCTCGGAGCTGTACCTGCTGGACATTCCTAACAAAGAAGTGCGCATCGGGCTGATGAAAAGCCTGCTCGCCAACTACGTGAAGCGTCCTGCCGAGTTGAGGACGCTGGTAGGGCAAATGGCGGAACGCATCCACTTCGATGACATGGACGGGGCGTTGAGGCTGATGCAGACGGTGCTTTCCACCGTTCCCTATTGCGAGAATACCCGCTACGAAGGGCACTACCAGCAGATGCTGTACCTGATTTTCACCTTACTGGGAAACTTTTCGGATGTAGAGGTACGCACGCCCACTGGAAGGGTAGACGTGGTGATGCGCACGCACTCCACCTTATATATAATAGAGCTGAAGCTGGACAAAAGCGCGGCTGAAGCCCTCCGTCAGATAGACTTGAAGCAATATCCCGAAAGGTTTGCCCTCTGCGGGCTGCCCATTGTGAAGGTCGGAATCAACTTCGATACCGAAAGGCACACGCTGGAAAGCTGGGAAATAAGAACGGGGCAGGGATAA
- a CDS encoding ATP-binding protein: MKPLEPRKYPVGIQVFSMIRNEHYLYVDKTEYVYRMTHANSKYMFLSRPRRFGKSLLTDTLQCYFEGRKELFEGLAIEKLETEWTEYPVLHFDMSTAKNLNKEGLEGELNLKLKAYEKIYGYDEAETEVNQRLQGLIERAYRQTGKEVVVLIDEYDAPLLDVMHEDENLPKLRNVMRNFYSPLKACGKYLRYVFLTGITKFSQLSIFSELNNIENISMDTAYAAICGITEEEMRTQMDIDMELLADKLGTGKEEAMERLKENYDGYHFAWPSPDVYNPYSLLGALNKGKLESFWFGSGTPTYLIEMLNKYQIIPQAIGGRQCEASDFDAPTERMTDITPLLYQSGYLTIKDYSPFSELYLLDIPNKEVRIGLMKSLLANYVKRPAELRTLVGQMAERIHFDDMDGALRLMQTVLSTVPYCENTRYEGHYQQMLYLIFTLLGNFSDVEVRTPTGRVDVVMRTHSTLYIIELKLDKSAAEALRQIDLKQYPERFALCGLPVVKVGINFDTERHTLESWEINMEHR; encoded by the coding sequence ATGAAACCCCTTGAACCACGAAAGTATCCGGTCGGAATTCAGGTATTCTCGATGATACGTAATGAACACTACCTGTATGTCGACAAGACGGAATACGTCTACCGCATGACACATGCCAACAGCAAGTATATGTTCCTGAGCCGTCCCAGACGTTTCGGGAAGTCGCTGCTCACCGATACGCTGCAATGCTATTTCGAAGGGAGGAAAGAACTCTTCGAAGGGCTTGCTATTGAGAAGTTAGAAACGGAGTGGACGGAATACCCTGTGCTGCACTTCGACATGAGTACGGCAAAGAATTTGAATAAAGAAGGACTGGAGGGCGAATTGAACCTGAAACTGAAGGCATACGAAAAGATATATGGGTATGACGAAGCAGAAACAGAAGTAAACCAGCGCCTGCAAGGCTTGATAGAACGGGCTTACCGGCAGACAGGCAAAGAAGTCGTGGTGCTGATAGACGAATACGACGCGCCTTTGCTGGACGTGATGCACGAGGACGAGAACCTGCCCAAGCTGCGCAACGTGATGCGCAACTTCTACAGTCCCCTCAAGGCATGCGGCAAATACCTGCGTTACGTGTTCCTGACAGGCATCACCAAGTTCTCGCAACTCAGCATCTTCAGCGAGCTGAACAACATCGAGAACATCAGCATGGATACGGCATACGCGGCGATTTGCGGCATCACCGAAGAAGAAATGCGCACCCAGATGGACATAGACATGGAATTGCTGGCAGACAAGTTAGGAACAGGAAAGGAAGAGGCCATGGAACGGCTGAAGGAAAACTATGACGGCTATCACTTCGCATGGCCCTCGCCCGATGTCTATAACCCCTACAGTCTGTTGGGAGCACTGAACAAAGGCAAACTGGAATCGTTCTGGTTCGGAAGCGGAACGCCCACCTACCTGATAGAAATGCTCAACAAGTACCAGATTATTCCGCAGGCTATAGGCGGAAGACAATGCGAAGCCAGCGATTTCGATGCGCCTACCGAGCGTATGACCGACATCACGCCCCTGCTTTATCAAAGTGGATACCTCACCATCAAGGACTATTCTCCTTTCTCGGAGCTGTACCTGCTGGACATTCCTAACAAAGAAGTGCGCATCGGGCTGATGAAAAGCCTGCTTGCCAACTACGTGAAGCGTCCTGCCGAGCTGAGGACGCTGGTAGGGCAAATGGCGGAACGTATCCACTTCGATGACATGGACGGGGCGTTGAGGCTGATGCAGACGGTGCTTTCCACCGTTCCCTATTGCGAGAATACCCGCTACGAAGGGCATTACCAGCAGATGCTGTACCTGATTTTCACTCTGCTTGGAAACTTTTCGGATGTAGAGGTACGCACGCCCACTGGAAGGGTAGACGTGGTGATGCGCACACACTCCACCTTATATATAATAGAGCTGAAGCTGGACAAAAGCGCGGCTGAAGCCCTCCGTCAGATAGACTTGAAGCAATATCCCGAAAGGTTTGCCCTCTGCGGACTGCCCGTAGTAAAGGTTGGAATCAATTTCGACACCGAACGGCACACGCTGGAAAGCTGGGAAATAAACATGGAACACAGATGA
- a CDS encoding lipoprotein gives MKNTIFILLSIFILTACQQEEFDNQINEVQSRSANYGLVQIGIDLATI, from the coding sequence ATGAAAAATACAATTTTTATCTTGCTATCCATATTCATTTTAACAGCTTGCCAACAAGAAGAATTTGATAATCAAATAAATGAAGTGCAATCAAGAAGTGCAAATTATGGTTTAGTGCAGATTGGTATCGACTTAGCTACGATTTAG